AACCTGCCGGGACGCCGTAATCTTTTGGAGGCATAAAGGCATCAAGCTCACCAAGCGGCTTACCAAGAAGACCTGTGAAGAACCAAACAGTAATTGCTCCAAAGAATATAGCTACCATAATTCTTGTAGCACTAACTCCATTAACCGGGCTGTCGTGCGAAAGACGGAAAATTCCGAGAATATAAAGAGTGGTTAACGTGGTAACAATAATCCAGATTGCTATAAACAAATCACGTGTGATGACCTCGAACGACCAGAATAAATCTGCATTGCTGAAGAATTTAACAGCGGCGGCGATTTCGATAAATCCCATCACGACTTTGATGTTGTTCATCCATCCTCCCGCTTTTGGGAGTTTCGTCATAAATGATGGAAACAGTGCTAATAGGAAAAATGGCAAGGCGAATACTGTGGAAAATCCGAGCATTCCTAAAATTGGATAGAACCATTCACCTGAGCTTACCGAAATCAGCGATGAACCAACGAAAGGCACAGTACATGTAAATGAGGTTAATGAAAAAACAAGTCCCATAACCAATACACTGCCGATTCCGTCACCCTGACCTTTTGAATTTAGTTTGTTCATTAGTCCGGTAGGAAGTTGAATTTCAAAAGCACCAAATAAATTCAATGCAAATACCACAAATACAGTTGCTATGCCAAGATTTACCCATCCGTTTGTAGCAAGACTTGAAATGCCTGTCGGACCGAAAACAGCTGCAACAATCACACCGATTGCAGTAAAAGTTGATATAATACCCAATGAATAAACTAAGGAATCCCGTAATCCCTTGCCTTTAGTTTTCTCGGCACGTTTTGTGAAGAATGAAACAGTAATCGGAATCATTGGAAATACACATGGAGTGAGCAAAGAAATTGCACCCATCAGCATCGAAAACCATATGAAAGAGAAAATACCTTCACTCTTTTTCTGGTCCATAAGCTCTGTAGCTTCGGTCTTTTGGACAGCATCTTTTGCATCTGCAGTTTTCTCATTTGTATCGCCTACATATACTGATACCGGATAGCCGTCATCCCCATAGCTTATCGAGAGTTCAACTTTATCATCAATCATTGCATCAGAGTATTCAAAAGTTTCAGAAGTCAAAACAGTTGGAAAATCAGCACCGGGAAGACATCTTACTGTATCGCACAATTGAAGATAAAGAACAACTGATATTTTTTCTTTGCTGAAATCAATATTTTCTTTTGCTGTCAGAGGAAGAATTATTTCACCGACTTCATAAGCTTCAATGTCCATTTCAAAGCCTTGGTCGTATTTGATTTTTGGCTTAGAAACAAATGCTTTGGAAATAATTTCAAATTTATCTTTCGGATCAATTGAAATTTCAGTTGGAGTTGGACCTATTCCTTCCGGACTGATAACTTGGATAAAACCATAGGTGTACCAATGTTCATCAAGACTGAAGTTGATTTTAATATAGAAATTGTCACCCGCAGATACGTTAGCAGCTGAAGTTTGAGCTGAAATTCTAATATGATTTGTTTCATCTGCTATCACAAAACTTGTCATTAACAGAATTGATACAAACCAAATTAATAAGGCTTTTCTCATCATCAAATTACCTATTTAATATACGAATTTTAAAAATTATAAAATTTAACAAATTAAAATATATATTGCTAAAGACGAATATAGTGCAAATGTGTTTGAACTTTCTTAGTAACGTATATGATAGATTATATTTTTTTAATATTAAAGTTAAACAGAGTATCATTCATTAATTAATACACACTAAACATAATTTTAATAAAACCTATCCAAGTTTTTGGTTTTTAATGACTTAAAATGACTTTTAAATTTTTTTTAATCAAATAAATTGCTTATTTTAGAATTGTTTTAAATTACTAATTTTGTAAAATTAATTGAGTACTAAATATATTCTATTTTAAGTCTTGGGGTAAAAAGTATGACTGAAAAAACCTATATCACGATAGACGGCAACGAGGCGGCCGCTTATGTAATGTACCGAGTAAACGAGGTATGCGCCATATATCCTATCACACCATCATCAAACATGGGTGAGTGGGCTGACGAATGGGCAGCCAAAGGGTATAAGAATATCTGGGGCAACATACCGACTGTTTGCGAAATGCAAAGTGAAGCAGGTGCAGCAGGTGCTGTACATGGCTCACTTCAGGCAGGTGCACTTACAACAACATTTACAGCTTCACAGGGCTTACTCCTGAAAATTCCCAATATGTATAAAATTGCCGGTGAGCTAACTCCGACTGTGTTCAATATCACAGCCCGCTCTCTTGCTACTCATGCATTATCAATTTTCGGTGACCACAGCGATATTATGGCAGCCCGCGGAACGGGGTTTGCTTTCCTTGGTGCGGCTTCTGTTCAGGAAGTTATGGACTTTGCATTGATTTCGCAGGCATCTACACTCGAATCACGCATACCAATGCTTCATTTCTTCGATGGTTTCCGTACTTCACACGAAGTATCAAAAATCGAAGTTATTCCTGATGAAGTTATGCGTAAAATGATTGATGAAGACTTGGTAATTGCACATCGTAACCGCTCTTTATCACCTGACCATCCTGTTTTGAGAGGTACTGCTCAGAATCCTGACGTATTCTTCCAAAATCGCGAAACAATGAATAAATTCTATACTGAATGTCCGGCTATTGTCCAGAAGCAAATGGATAAATTTGCTCAGCTTACCGGCAGACAGTACAAAATATATGAATATGTGGGTGCGCCCGATGCTGAAAGAATTGTAGTTCTTATGGCTTCAGGTTGCGAAACTGCACAGGAAACTTCTAATTATCTGAATAACTTAGGCGAAAAAACCGGCGTGTTGAAAGTGCGCTTGTTCAGACCGTTTGATATTCAAAAATTTATGGAAGCTATACCGGGCACAGTAAAAAGCATTTCAGTTCTTGACAGAACAAAAGAACCCGGTGCAAGCGGCGAACCTCTTTATCTTGATGTTGTCAATACAATTTTTGAAGGTGTTCAGAACGGTTTCGGTAATTTAACTGCAATGCCGAAAATAGTAGGCGGTCGCTACGGACTTTCTTCAAAAGAATTTACTCCGGCAATGGTTAAAGCTGTATTTGATAATCTCAAACTTGACAAACCAAAACATCATTTCACAATCGGTATTAATGATGATGTTAATTTCACAAGTCTTGATTTTGATGAATCATTCAATATTGAAAGCGACAAAGTAATTCGAGCTTTATTCTATGGATTAGGCTCTGACGGTACTGTTGGTGCAAATAAGAATTCAATCAAAATTATCGGCGAAAATACTAATAATTATGCACAGGGCTATTTTGTTTATGACTCTAAGAAAGCAGGAGCTCTTACTGTTTCTCACCTTAGATTTGGTCCGGAATTGATCCGCTCACCATATTTAATTAAGAAAGCGAACTTTGTTGGAGTTCATCAAACAGTATTTCTAGAAAAATTTGATTTGGTTGGTAATCTTGTTGATGGCGGTGTATTTTTAGTTAATTCACCTCTTCCAAAAGAAGAAGTTTGGGACAGTTTGCCAAAATCACAGCAAATATTAATCAAAGAAAAGAAAATCAAATTATATGCAATAGATGCTCAAAGTGTAGCTGAAGCAAGTGGAATGGGTCGCAGAATTAATACTGTGATGCAAGTATGTTTCTTCGCAATTTCAGGCGTATTGCCAAGAGAAGAAGCTATTGAAGCAATTAAAGATTCAATTCGCTATTCTTATGGCAAAAAAGGCGATGCAATTGTTGCAATGAATATTAAAGCAGTTGATAATACCCTTGAAAACCTCTTCGAAATTCCTATACCTGCAGAAGCAAGTTCAAAATATGAAATCCATGCTCCGGTTCCGAAAGAAGCACCTAAATTTGTTCAGGATGTAATTGGAAAAATTATTTCAGGACACGGCGACAATATTCCTGTTAGTGCCTTCCCGATTGACGGAACCTGGCCTACGGATACAGCACGCTGGGAAAGAAGAAATATTGCCCTTGAAATTCCTGTCTGGGATGCCGATACTTGTACACAGTGCGGTAAATGTGCTCTTGTTTGTCCTCATGCTACGATCAGAATTAAAGTTTATGATGAAAAACAACTTGAAAATGCTCCTGAAACATTCAAATTCACTGATGCTAAGGATAAAGGTTGGAAACAGGATAATCTGAAATATACAATTCAGGTAGCTCCTGAAGATTGTACAGGTTGTGGTGCTTGCGTTGAAGTATGTCCTGCTAAGAATAAATCTAATGTCAGTCTGAAAGCAATTAATATGGCACCTCAGATGCCACTACGCGAAAAAGAAGCTGAAAACTGGGACTTCTTCCTCAATATTCCTGATATGGACAGAACTAAGATTAATGTTAATCAAATCAGATTGCAGCAGCTTCAAAGACCTCTTTTCGAGTTCTCCGGTGCTTGCTCCGGTTGTGGTGAAACCCCTTATGTAAAATTAGTTTCTCAGCTATTTGGTGACAGAGCAGTCATTGCGAATGCTACCGGCTGTTCATCAATTTATGGCGGTAACCTGCCAACAACTCCTTGGGCTAAAGACGAAAATGGTCGCGGACCTGCTTGGTCGAATTCATTATTTGAAGATAACGCTGAATTTGGTCTTGGTTACAAACTTGCTATTGACAAGCAGGAAGAAGTTGCACTCCAATTAATCAATCAATTGAAAGATAGTATCGGCAGTGAACTTGTTGATGCTTTAATAAATGCTGACCAGAAAGATGAGACAGGCATTGCAGCCCAAAGAGAAAGAGTATCAAAATTAAAAGAAATAATTTCAAAAATTGATTCACCTGATGCTAAGAGATTAAATGCTGTTGCTGATTATCTTGTCAAGAAGAGCATTTGGATTATTGGTGGTGATGGCTGGGCTTATGATATAGGTTTTGGTGGATTAGACCACGTAATATCAACAGGCAAGAATGTTAACATCTTAATTTTAGATACAGAAGTATATTCAAATACCGGCGGTCAGACTTCAAAAGCAACTCCAATGAGTGCTGTTGCTAAGTTCTCCGCAGGCGGTAAAGCAACAGGCAAGAAAGACCTTGGGCTTATGGCTATGAGTTATGGAAACGTTTATGTTGCATCAGTTGCAATGGGTGCAAAAGATGACCATACTTTAAAGACATTCCTCGAAGCTGAAGCTTATGATGGACCTTCAATCATTATCGCATACAGTCACTG
This window of the Ignavibacteriota bacterium genome carries:
- a CDS encoding thioredoxin family protein, which translates into the protein MRKALLIWFVSILLMTSFVIADETNHIRISAQTSAANVSAGDNFYIKINFSLDEHWYTYGFIQVISPEGIGPTPTEISIDPKDKFEIISKAFVSKPKIKYDQGFEMDIEAYEVGEIILPLTAKENIDFSKEKISVVLYLQLCDTVRCLPGADFPTVLTSETFEYSDAMIDDKVELSISYGDDGYPVSVYVGDTNEKTADAKDAVQKTEATELMDQKKSEGIFSFIWFSMLMGAISLLTPCVFPMIPITVSFFTKRAEKTKGKGLRDSLVYSLGIISTFTAIGVIVAAVFGPTGISSLATNGWVNLGIATVFVVFALNLFGAFEIQLPTGLMNKLNSKGQGDGIGSVLVMGLVFSLTSFTCTVPFVGSSLISVSSGEWFYPILGMLGFSTVFALPFFLLALFPSFMTKLPKAGGWMNNIKVVMGFIEIAAAVKFFSNADLFWSFEVITRDLFIAIWIIVTTLTTLYILGIFRLSHDSPVNGVSATRIMVAIFFGAITVWFFTGLLGKPLGELDAFMPPKDYGVPAGSVSAGFGGAGAVATTELTTWYKDYDTALEVSKRLGKPLFVDFTGWQCTNCRWMEMNMFTRTKVDMLMNTMVKVKLYTDSRKESELANRKMQQDKYGSIDLPLYVILDNNEKVIATKAFTRDEQEFIDFLKKAEGM
- the nifJ gene encoding pyruvate:ferredoxin (flavodoxin) oxidoreductase, whose protein sequence is MTEKTYITIDGNEAAAYVMYRVNEVCAIYPITPSSNMGEWADEWAAKGYKNIWGNIPTVCEMQSEAGAAGAVHGSLQAGALTTTFTASQGLLLKIPNMYKIAGELTPTVFNITARSLATHALSIFGDHSDIMAARGTGFAFLGAASVQEVMDFALISQASTLESRIPMLHFFDGFRTSHEVSKIEVIPDEVMRKMIDEDLVIAHRNRSLSPDHPVLRGTAQNPDVFFQNRETMNKFYTECPAIVQKQMDKFAQLTGRQYKIYEYVGAPDAERIVVLMASGCETAQETSNYLNNLGEKTGVLKVRLFRPFDIQKFMEAIPGTVKSISVLDRTKEPGASGEPLYLDVVNTIFEGVQNGFGNLTAMPKIVGGRYGLSSKEFTPAMVKAVFDNLKLDKPKHHFTIGINDDVNFTSLDFDESFNIESDKVIRALFYGLGSDGTVGANKNSIKIIGENTNNYAQGYFVYDSKKAGALTVSHLRFGPELIRSPYLIKKANFVGVHQTVFLEKFDLVGNLVDGGVFLVNSPLPKEEVWDSLPKSQQILIKEKKIKLYAIDAQSVAEASGMGRRINTVMQVCFFAISGVLPREEAIEAIKDSIRYSYGKKGDAIVAMNIKAVDNTLENLFEIPIPAEASSKYEIHAPVPKEAPKFVQDVIGKIISGHGDNIPVSAFPIDGTWPTDTARWERRNIALEIPVWDADTCTQCGKCALVCPHATIRIKVYDEKQLENAPETFKFTDAKDKGWKQDNLKYTIQVAPEDCTGCGACVEVCPAKNKSNVSLKAINMAPQMPLREKEAENWDFFLNIPDMDRTKINVNQIRLQQLQRPLFEFSGACSGCGETPYVKLVSQLFGDRAVIANATGCSSIYGGNLPTTPWAKDENGRGPAWSNSLFEDNAEFGLGYKLAIDKQEEVALQLINQLKDSIGSELVDALINADQKDETGIAAQRERVSKLKEIISKIDSPDAKRLNAVADYLVKKSIWIIGGDGWAYDIGFGGLDHVISTGKNVNILILDTEVYSNTGGQTSKATPMSAVAKFSAGGKATGKKDLGLMAMSYGNVYVASVAMGAKDDHTLKTFLEAEAYDGPSIIIAYSHCIAHGIDMSRPFSRQKLAVETGQWLLYRFNPDNVKEGKNALSLDSREPRTPIREFLSTEGRFQMLMKSSPKTADTLFRMSQELANERYKRYKYMAERGGEIKEVAVENK